From the genome of Pseudomonas mohnii:
TCGGCATCAAGGTTGATGACGCGCCCTTCGTGGCCATCGCCGTGGACGTCGAAGGCGAGGGTGAGGCGCAGGTCCTGCGCTTCACCACCAACGTCGACGAAACCACCGACGCCGGTGCTGAACACCCGATTCGTGTGGTGGTCGATCCACTCACCCAGGAACCGGCGCCTTACGTGCATGTGCGCACGAACCTTGAAGCGCTGATCCATCGCAATGTGTTTTACCAACTGGTTGAGCTGGCAGTCAGTCGCGAGATCGATGGGCAGCGTTGGTTGGGCGTGTGGAGTGGGGGTGAGTTTTTCCGCATCGGTCTTGAGCCCTGACACATAACCCTATGGGAGCAAGCTCGCTCCCAAA
Proteins encoded in this window:
- a CDS encoding DUF1285 domain-containing protein; this encodes MSGPQKANDLLGQIPKTKGLPPVHLWNPDFCGDIDMRIARDGTWYYLGTPIGRKPMVKLFSTIIRRDGDDYFLITPVEKVGIKVDDAPFVAIAVDVEGEGEAQVLRFTTNVDETTDAGAEHPIRVVVDPLTQEPAPYVHVRTNLEALIHRNVFYQLVELAVSREIDGQRWLGVWSGGEFFRIGLEP